One genomic segment of Jaculus jaculus isolate mJacJac1 chromosome 2, mJacJac1.mat.Y.cur, whole genome shotgun sequence includes these proteins:
- the Ankrd46 gene encoding ankyrin repeat domain-containing protein 46: MSYVFVNDSSQTNVPLLQACIDGDFNYSKRLLESGFDPNIRDSRGRTGLHLAAARGNVDICQLLHKFGADLLATDYQGNTALHLCGHVDTIQFLVSNGLKIDICNHQGATPLVLAKRRGVNKDVIRLLESLEEQEVKGFNRGTHSKLETMQTAESESAMESHSLLNPNLQQGEGVLSSFRTTWQEFVEDLGFWRVLLLIFVIALLSLGIAYYVSGVLPFVEKQPELVH; this comes from the exons ATGTCCTACGTTTTTGTAAATGATTCCTCTCAGACAAATGTGCCATTGCTGCAAGCCTGCATCGATGGTGACTTTAACTATTCCAAGAGGCTTTTGGAAAGTGGCTTTGATCCAAATATACGTGACAGCAGGGGCAGAACAGGCCTTCACCTTGCAGCAGCCCGAGGAAATGTGGACATCTGTCAGCTGTTGCATAAATTTGGTGCTGATCTGCTGGCCACAGATTATCAAGGAAACACGGCCCTTCACCTCTGTGGCCATGTGGACACCATCCAATTTTTAGTTTCCAATGGGCTCAAAATTGACATTTG CAATCATCAAGGTGCCACTCCTTTAGTTCTTGCAAAGCGCAGAGGAGTGAATAAAGATGTCATCCGGTTGCTGGAATCTTTGGAAGAACAGGAGGTCAAAGGATTTAACAGAGGAACCCACTCAAAACTGGAGACCATGCAGACCGCTGAAAGTGAAAG TGCCATGGAAAGCCATTCTCTCCTCAACCCCAACCTACAGCAAGGTGAAGGAGTCCTGTCCAGCTTTCGGACCACGTGGCAGGAGTTCGTGGAGGATCTGGGCTTCTGGAGGGTGCTGCTCCTGATTTTTGTCATTGCACTGCTGTCACTGGGCATCGCCTACTATGTGAGTGGCGTGCTGCCCTTCGTGGAGAAGCAGCCCGAGCTGGTGCACTAG